From Novosphingobium decolorationis, one genomic window encodes:
- the ygiD gene encoding 4,5-DOPA dioxygenase extradiol, which yields MQERWIDRKRDWDHLAGMTHAQPAFFIGHGSPMTMITDNPERRFLEALGPLLERPKAILTITAHWESQGTTRISEGEFPRTIHDFRGFPQELYDMQYPAPLAAELHDKVLELAGDIPVRGDASWGFDHGVWGVLRPLFPAADIPVLAMSVNHSLSPEQHLELARRLAPLRRDGVMIVGSGNVVHNLRLYHATHGTKPDWATAFQDRINAAVIANDHAALTQFARDDQAAANAINSGEHYLPLLYAVGARLPEDEVGVFNDSIDGALSMTSYMLGNPSVLNEVAAPAAA from the coding sequence ATGCAAGAGCGCTGGATTGATCGCAAGCGCGACTGGGACCATCTTGCAGGCATGACACACGCACAGCCTGCCTTCTTCATCGGTCACGGTTCGCCCATGACCATGATCACCGACAACCCGGAACGTCGCTTTCTTGAAGCGCTGGGTCCCCTGCTCGAACGTCCCAAGGCCATCCTGACGATCACGGCGCACTGGGAGAGCCAGGGAACAACGCGCATTTCTGAAGGTGAATTTCCCCGTACAATCCATGACTTCCGTGGATTTCCTCAGGAACTTTACGATATGCAGTATCCCGCGCCACTTGCGGCCGAGCTGCATGACAAAGTACTTGAACTGGCGGGCGACATCCCCGTGCGCGGCGACGCCAGCTGGGGCTTCGACCATGGCGTCTGGGGCGTCCTGCGCCCGCTCTTCCCCGCGGCCGACATTCCCGTCCTTGCGATGAGCGTGAACCATTCGCTCTCGCCCGAACAGCACCTGGAACTCGCACGCCGTCTGGCCCCCCTGCGCCGCGACGGCGTGATGATCGTGGGCAGTGGCAATGTCGTCCACAACCTGCGCCTCTACCACGCCACCCACGGTACGAAGCCCGACTGGGCGACCGCCTTCCAGGACCGCATCAACGCCGCCGTGATCGCGAACGACCACGCCGCGCTGACGCAGTTCGCCCGCGACGACCAGGCCGCGGCGAACGCGATCAACTCGGGTGAGCATTACCTGCCGCTGCTCTATGCGGTCGGTGCAAGGCTGCCCGAGGACGAAGTCGGCGTGTTCAACGACAGCATCGACGGCGCGCTTTCGATGACCTCGTACATGCTCGGTAACCCGAGTGTCCTGAACGAGGTAGCTGCGCCCGCCGCTGCCTGA
- a CDS encoding DUF817 domain-containing protein — protein MDAPSSHTRFAALRTRLEAFAPPGPLAWAYEFLLFGFKQAWACLFGGLLLALLLATHLFYPADAGLARYDFLTLSALAIQIALLVLRLETWDEAKVILAFHVVGTVMELFKTAAGSWVYPEPSVLRIAGVPLFSGFMYAAVGSYIARVWRIFDFRFTAYPSRALSAALAVAIYINFFAHHWLPDLRLALFAALALLFARTRIWFRPWRTERWMPLLLGWLLVALFIWFAENLATFSRAWIYPDQRDGWALVHPSKLGAWYLLMYISFVLVAAVHRPRPRTVPPAKGSLASCS, from the coding sequence ATGGACGCGCCCTCTTCCCATACCCGTTTCGCAGCACTCCGCACGCGACTGGAAGCCTTCGCACCGCCTGGTCCCTTGGCCTGGGCGTACGAATTCCTGCTGTTTGGCTTCAAGCAGGCGTGGGCCTGCCTGTTCGGCGGGCTGCTCCTGGCGCTCCTTCTGGCTACACACCTGTTCTATCCTGCAGACGCGGGCTTGGCTCGTTACGATTTCCTGACCCTGTCGGCGCTGGCTATTCAGATCGCCCTTCTCGTGCTGCGTCTGGAAACCTGGGACGAGGCCAAGGTCATCCTCGCCTTCCACGTTGTCGGGACAGTAATGGAACTGTTCAAGACAGCCGCCGGCTCATGGGTCTACCCCGAGCCCAGCGTTCTGCGCATAGCCGGTGTCCCGCTCTTTTCGGGTTTCATGTATGCGGCTGTGGGGAGCTATATCGCGCGGGTCTGGCGCATCTTCGACTTTCGCTTCACCGCCTACCCCTCCCGCGCACTCAGCGCCGCGCTGGCCGTGGCCATCTACATCAATTTCTTCGCGCACCACTGGCTACCCGACCTGCGCCTTGCGCTATTCGCAGCGCTTGCTCTGCTCTTCGCCCGGACCCGCATATGGTTTCGCCCCTGGCGCACCGAGCGATGGATGCCGCTTCTTCTGGGCTGGTTGCTGGTGGCGCTGTTCATCTGGTTTGCCGAGAATCTTGCAACCTTCTCACGCGCCTGGATCTATCCCGATCAGCGCGATGGCTGGGCACTGGTCCACCCATCCAAACTCGGCGCGTGGTATCTCCTCATGTATATTTCCTTCGTCCTCGTCGCGGCGGTGCATCGCCCCCGCCCGCGCACGGTCCCTCCGGCAAAGGGGAGCCTTGCTTCGTGTTCCTGA
- a CDS encoding vWA domain-containing protein, whose product MFLNFIDELRAAGISASLKEHLVLLEALEREVIEQTPEAFYYLSRATFVKDEGLIDRFDQVFQKVFKGIFTDYGQQPVDIPEEWLKRLAERYFSPEEMERVQSLGDWDEIMETLKKRLEEQKERHQGGSKWIGTGGTSPFGHSGYNPEGVRIGGTSQHKRAIKVWEKREFANLDSTKELGTRTMKVALRRLRRFAREGAAEELDLDATIRGTARQGWLDIRMRPERHNAVKVLLFLDVGGSMDPFIEMMEDLFSAATSEFKNMEFFYFHNCLYEGVWKDNRRRWSQRIPTWDILHKYGHDYKVIFVGDAAMSPYEVSYPGGSVEHMNEEPGSTWMRRVVQTYPATVWLNPVPERQWGYTPSTQMLRELVSGAMFPLTLGGLDEAMRTLTRKK is encoded by the coding sequence GTGTTCCTGAACTTCATCGACGAGCTGCGCGCGGCCGGAATTTCCGCGTCCCTCAAGGAACATCTCGTCCTCCTCGAAGCGCTCGAGCGCGAGGTCATCGAGCAGACGCCTGAGGCGTTCTACTATCTGAGCCGTGCGACTTTCGTGAAGGATGAAGGGCTTATCGATCGCTTCGACCAGGTCTTCCAGAAGGTCTTCAAGGGCATCTTTACAGATTACGGCCAACAGCCGGTCGACATTCCGGAGGAGTGGCTCAAGCGCCTTGCGGAGCGGTATTTCAGCCCCGAGGAAATGGAGCGCGTCCAATCGCTGGGCGACTGGGACGAGATCATGGAGACGCTCAAGAAGCGCCTGGAGGAGCAGAAGGAGCGCCACCAGGGCGGCAGCAAGTGGATCGGGACCGGCGGAACCTCGCCCTTCGGGCACTCGGGCTACAATCCCGAAGGCGTGCGGATCGGCGGCACCAGCCAGCACAAGCGCGCGATCAAGGTCTGGGAAAAGCGCGAGTTCGCCAACCTCGACAGCACCAAGGAACTGGGCACGCGCACGATGAAGGTGGCGCTGCGCCGCCTGCGCCGCTTTGCCCGCGAAGGCGCGGCCGAGGAGCTTGATCTCGACGCCACGATCCGGGGCACGGCCAGGCAGGGCTGGCTGGATATCCGCATGCGCCCGGAACGCCACAACGCGGTCAAGGTTCTGCTCTTCCTCGACGTCGGCGGGTCGATGGATCCCTTCATCGAGATGATGGAGGACCTCTTCAGCGCCGCCACCAGCGAATTCAAGAACATGGAGTTCTTCTACTTCCACAACTGCCTCTACGAAGGCGTGTGGAAGGACAACCGCCGGCGCTGGTCGCAGCGCATTCCGACCTGGGATATCCTCCATAAGTACGGGCACGACTACAAGGTGATCTTCGTGGGCGATGCCGCGATGAGCCCTTACGAGGTCAGCTATCCGGGTGGCTCGGTCGAGCACATGAACGAGGAGCCCGGCTCGACCTGGATGCGCCGGGTTGTCCAGACCTATCCAGCCACCGTCTGGCTCAACCCGGTGCCCGAGCGCCAATGGGGCTACACCCCCTCCACCCAGATGCTGCGCGAACTGGTGAGCGGCGCGATGTTCCCGCTGACGCTGGGCGGGCTCGACGAGGCCATGCGCACCCTCACCCGCAAGAAATGA
- a CDS encoding GFA family protein, which translates to MSAPYHGSCNCGAVTLTIASEPLWVRQCWCRQCQKAAAGNATCNGLFRTEGMTVDGTVTWRGYTAASGNTVEHGFCPTCGSQLFGRNPSREGAQVVRLGALDDAQNLKVNAIIWTSEAPDWAYFDPKVEHWSAQPPGPAAKFA; encoded by the coding sequence ATGAGCGCGCCCTATCATGGCTCGTGCAACTGCGGCGCGGTGACGCTGACGATTGCCAGTGAACCGCTTTGGGTGCGCCAGTGCTGGTGCCGCCAGTGCCAGAAGGCCGCGGCAGGCAACGCCACCTGCAACGGCCTCTTTCGGACGGAAGGTATGACAGTCGACGGCACCGTCACCTGGCGTGGATACACGGCGGCGAGCGGCAACACGGTCGAGCACGGTTTCTGCCCCACCTGCGGAAGCCAGCTCTTTGGCCGCAATCCGAGCCGAGAAGGCGCACAGGTGGTGCGCCTTGGCGCACTGGACGACGCCCAGAACCTCAAGGTCAACGCCATCATCTGGACGAGCGAGGCACCTGACTGGGCCTATTTCGATCCCAAGGTCGAGCACTGGTCCGCCCAGCCTCCAGGGCCGGCGGCAAAATTCGCCTGA